A region of Candidatus Methylacidiphilales bacterium DNA encodes the following proteins:
- a CDS encoding ATP-binding cassette domain-containing protein, which yields MLTLSGLSKSFGGRVLFENVTLQINREDRIALVGANGAGKSTLFSLILGLNSPDAGTISRERASTLGFLAQETAPVGEETVLELATAISPEHARLRRLIAESEARGDTESDDYHHAVSEYAALGGYQLDPKAKRILNGLAFRESDFLRPAKALSGGWVMRAHLARLLVQEPDLLMLDEPTNHLDLESLGWFQNYLQTYPGGILMISHDRAFLNALVDNILEIRNKQVHRYRGNYDDFIEQRAARKAQHLAAYENQQREIQALQQFADRFRAKASKAAQAQSKLKQIDRMEKIDAPEDTERRISIKFPQPPRGGQRTIKAEGIHFAYGDLKVYQGMEFEAERGQRIVLVGPNGAGKSTLLKLLGGQLTPQSGTITPGHNVKVGYFAQNRAEMFNPRHTVLEAVQDRPNPVPEQTARTVLGSFLFPGDDVFKKTGVLSGGEKSRLGLVKILLDPPNLLLLDEPTTHLDMASIDALVAALKQYEGTLIFISHDVYFIKALATSVLHISAGMLTPYAGDYDYYLHKTKATSERGALVAGEKLTDSRPEEAKATVVVKEKSVFKTKEQKRKEAEERQARSQARKAAQADAEKLEKEIASLEEKQKALTARLESNPTDIMNLNRELVEVTEKLEEATAKWEAAAQLLGIQAESGPNPG from the coding sequence ATGCTCACCCTTTCCGGACTCTCCAAATCCTTCGGCGGACGCGTCCTCTTCGAGAACGTCACACTCCAGATCAACCGCGAGGACCGCATCGCCCTCGTCGGCGCCAATGGCGCCGGCAAGTCCACCCTCTTTTCCCTGATCCTCGGCCTCAATTCCCCCGACGCCGGCACCATCTCCCGCGAACGCGCCTCCACCCTCGGCTTCCTCGCCCAGGAAACCGCCCCGGTCGGCGAGGAAACCGTTCTCGAACTCGCCACCGCCATCTCCCCCGAACATGCCCGCCTCCGCCGCCTCATCGCCGAATCCGAGGCCCGCGGCGACACCGAATCCGACGATTACCACCACGCCGTCTCGGAATACGCCGCCCTCGGCGGTTACCAACTCGACCCCAAGGCCAAGCGCATCCTCAACGGCCTGGCTTTCCGCGAGAGCGATTTTCTCCGTCCGGCCAAGGCCCTCAGCGGCGGCTGGGTCATGCGTGCCCACCTCGCACGCCTCCTCGTCCAGGAACCCGACCTCCTCATGCTCGACGAGCCCACCAACCACCTCGATCTCGAATCCCTCGGCTGGTTCCAGAATTACCTCCAGACCTACCCCGGCGGCATCCTCATGATTTCCCACGACCGCGCTTTCCTCAACGCACTCGTCGACAACATCCTCGAGATCCGCAACAAACAGGTCCACCGCTACCGCGGCAACTACGACGACTTCATCGAACAACGCGCCGCCCGCAAAGCCCAACACCTGGCCGCCTACGAGAACCAACAACGCGAAATCCAGGCCCTCCAGCAGTTCGCCGACCGCTTCCGCGCCAAGGCCTCCAAGGCCGCCCAAGCCCAGAGCAAGCTCAAGCAGATCGACCGCATGGAAAAAATCGACGCCCCGGAAGACACCGAGCGCCGCATCTCGATCAAATTCCCCCAGCCCCCGCGTGGCGGCCAGCGCACGATCAAAGCCGAAGGCATCCATTTCGCCTACGGCGACCTCAAAGTCTACCAGGGCATGGAATTCGAAGCCGAGCGCGGCCAGCGGATCGTGCTCGTCGGCCCCAACGGTGCAGGGAAATCCACCCTGCTGAAACTCCTCGGAGGCCAACTCACCCCGCAGTCCGGCACCATCACCCCGGGCCACAATGTCAAAGTCGGCTACTTCGCCCAGAACCGCGCCGAAATGTTCAACCCCAGGCACACCGTCCTCGAGGCCGTCCAGGACCGGCCCAACCCCGTGCCCGAACAAACCGCCCGCACCGTCCTCGGCTCGTTCCTGTTCCCCGGCGATGACGTCTTCAAAAAAACCGGCGTCCTTTCCGGCGGGGAAAAATCCCGCCTCGGCCTGGTCAAAATCCTCCTCGATCCCCCCAATCTCCTGCTCTTGGACGAGCCCACCACCCACCTCGACATGGCCAGCATTGATGCCCTCGTGGCCGCCCTGAAACAATACGAAGGCACCCTTATTTTCATCAGCCACGACGTCTATTTCATCAAGGCCCTGGCCACCTCCGTCCTCCACATCAGCGCCGGAATGCTCACCCCCTACGCCGGGGACTACGACTACTACCTCCACAAAACTAAGGCCACCTCCGAGCGCGGCGCACTGGTGGCCGGGGAAAAACTCACCGATTCCCGCCCGGAAGAAGCCAAAGCCACCGTCGTGGTGAAGGAAAAATCCGTCTTCAAGACCAAGGAACAGAAGCGCAAAGAGGCAGAGGAGCGCCAGGCCCGCTCGCAGGCCCGCAAGGCCGCCCAGGCCGACGCCGAGAAGCTGGAAAAGGAAATCGCCTCTCTCGAGGAAAAGCAGAAAGCCCTCACCGCCCGCTTGGAGAGCAATCCCACCGACATCATGAACCTCAACCGGGAATTGGTCGAGGTCACGGAAAAGCTCGAAGAAGCCACCGCCAAGTGGGAGGCCGCAGCCCAACTACTTGGAATCCAAGCGGAGTCCGGCCCCAATCCCGGTTGA
- a CDS encoding DUF2723 domain-containing protein, whose translation MNHQGTAPGLTGWLEAWSRRDTFWVIGLGLVFFLLYAQTRSCAPDDWDSIQFIFGMDEFNLMKHQPHPPGYPLYVASGWFVRACTGWDNHVALTLVSAMGGGVLVASIYALARLVMPRGWALPGTMVVGFTPVFWMYSIKAMSDVPASSFFLAVVLFATAAWLHRRPACLIAAAILAGLAGGFRPQNSLVLIWLVVLASTRFPKTWRLVAPTIWVLTSLCWLIPTMAMVAHVSGGHFWTTYWEANGQQFRWRFDKPNIYAGAALGQDPLLVFRLIRHAGACFIQGLAPFGHPLFFLLAPAILAGWWQGVVWSGCQQMQATRGVVLFSLQWMVPYALMVFFFLPSEQRYYIPVLAPLMLLAVAGGCFWLSGFAPRFRSWIYLAPVLFAAATLPFAWQNHTEPPPPIRSIDWLSARVAPADRSLVVFVPGSAGRHLEFLKPGFRKVTSNSLLEQLPGLIHKEGIREIYTDIPDLPQAAGRPDWVLVPQVEFRRSQVIHPKHSKSVLYRLEGWR comes from the coding sequence ATGAATCATCAAGGCACTGCCCCCGGCCTGACAGGATGGTTGGAAGCGTGGTCGCGCCGGGATACGTTCTGGGTCATCGGCCTTGGGCTGGTGTTTTTTCTGCTTTATGCACAGACCCGGAGCTGTGCGCCGGATGACTGGGATTCGATCCAGTTCATTTTCGGCATGGATGAATTCAACCTCATGAAGCACCAGCCCCACCCGCCGGGCTATCCGCTCTATGTTGCGTCGGGTTGGTTTGTCCGGGCCTGCACGGGATGGGACAATCATGTGGCACTGACGCTGGTGTCGGCGATGGGTGGTGGGGTTTTGGTGGCGTCGATTTATGCCCTGGCCCGTCTGGTGATGCCGCGGGGTTGGGCCCTTCCCGGGACGATGGTGGTGGGGTTCACCCCGGTGTTTTGGATGTACAGCATCAAGGCGATGAGCGATGTTCCTGCTTCTTCCTTCTTTCTGGCGGTGGTGCTCTTTGCCACGGCAGCCTGGCTGCACCGACGTCCGGCTTGTCTCATTGCCGCGGCGATTCTGGCCGGCTTGGCAGGAGGATTCCGTCCCCAGAACAGCCTGGTCCTGATTTGGTTGGTTGTTCTTGCCTCCACCCGTTTCCCCAAGACTTGGCGGCTGGTGGCACCCACCATCTGGGTCCTGACCAGTCTGTGTTGGCTCATTCCCACCATGGCCATGGTGGCCCATGTGAGTGGCGGCCATTTTTGGACCACTTATTGGGAGGCCAATGGCCAGCAATTCCGCTGGCGCTTCGACAAGCCTAACATATACGCCGGGGCCGCACTGGGGCAGGATCCTTTGTTGGTATTCCGGTTGATCCGGCACGCCGGGGCCTGTTTCATCCAGGGGCTGGCCCCGTTCGGACATCCATTATTCTTCCTGCTGGCCCCCGCCATTCTGGCGGGTTGGTGGCAGGGGGTGGTTTGGTCCGGGTGCCAGCAAATGCAGGCAACACGGGGGGTGGTGTTGTTCAGCCTCCAATGGATGGTTCCCTACGCCTTGATGGTCTTCTTCTTTCTGCCCTCGGAGCAGCGTTATTACATCCCGGTCCTGGCCCCGCTCATGCTGCTGGCCGTGGCCGGTGGGTGTTTCTGGTTGTCCGGCTTTGCCCCGCGTTTCCGCTCCTGGATTTATCTGGCCCCGGTCCTGTTTGCGGCGGCCACGCTGCCTTTTGCCTGGCAAAACCACACGGAACCACCCCCGCCGATCCGTTCGATTGATTGGCTGAGTGCCCGCGTGGCACCGGCGGACCGTTCCTTAGTGGTATTTGTCCCCGGCAGCGCGGGCCGTCATTTGGAGTTCTTGAAACCGGGATTCCGGAAAGTTACCTCCAATAGTCTGTTGGAACAACTGCCGGGTCTGATCCATAAGGAGGGCATCCGGGAGATATACACGGATATCCCCGACCTGCCCCAGGCGGCTGGACGACCGGACTGGGTCCTGGTGCCCCAGGTGGAATTCCGGCGATCGCAGGTGATTCATCCCAAGCACTCCAAGAGTGTGCTCTACCGCCTTGAGGGCTGGCGCTGA
- a CDS encoding DEAD/DEAH box helicase: MNTSTTLPSITFSVLQLAEPIQRALVEKNYTQPSPIQAKAIPHLLEGKDLIGLAQTGTGKTAAFALPILHRLHTDGEARVPRRPHALILTPTRELAIQIGESFTAYGRHLKLRHAVVFGGVGQGAQDQALRNGVDILIATPGRLLDLEQQGLVRFDAVRIFVLDEADRMLDMGFVHDVKKVMAKLPPKRQSLLFSATMPDAIRDIASSLLHHPVRVEVAPVSSTAERIEQKVCHVDKSNKIPLLVHLLREHPEGLVLVFSRTKHGSNKLADQLEKQSIKAEVIHGNKSQNARQGALARFKSGEARVLVATDIAARGIDVKGITLVVNFDIPNESETYVHRIGRTARAGAEGLAVAFCDPEERSWLRDIQRLIRKEIPILEGHPFATTVPLHIIPPAPPVGRGSQGGRGQRPSGGRGRTTEGGRQHQGGSRHGRKGQVGRAFSHRGGGSGGDYRPSREASSPAPAAEKSGGFMGRSLRQVSRFMGGR; the protein is encoded by the coding sequence ATGAATACAAGCACGACCCTGCCGAGCATCACGTTCTCCGTACTGCAACTGGCCGAACCGATCCAGCGTGCGCTGGTGGAAAAAAACTACACCCAGCCTTCGCCGATCCAGGCCAAGGCCATCCCGCATCTGCTGGAGGGCAAGGACCTGATCGGCCTGGCCCAGACCGGCACCGGCAAAACGGCGGCCTTCGCGCTGCCCATCCTCCACCGGTTGCACACCGATGGAGAGGCCCGTGTGCCCCGCCGCCCGCACGCCCTCATCCTCACCCCCACCCGAGAACTGGCGATCCAGATCGGCGAAAGCTTCACCGCCTATGGCAGACACCTCAAGCTGCGTCATGCGGTGGTCTTCGGCGGTGTCGGCCAGGGAGCCCAGGATCAGGCTTTGCGCAACGGAGTCGATATCCTCATCGCGACCCCGGGCCGGTTGCTCGATCTGGAACAACAGGGCTTGGTGCGTTTCGATGCCGTGCGCATCTTTGTCCTGGATGAAGCCGACCGCATGCTGGACATGGGTTTTGTCCACGATGTGAAGAAGGTGATGGCCAAGCTGCCGCCCAAGCGCCAGTCGTTGCTGTTTTCCGCCACCATGCCCGACGCCATCCGTGACATCGCCTCGTCCCTGTTGCACCACCCCGTGCGGGTGGAAGTGGCCCCGGTTTCCTCGACGGCCGAGCGCATCGAGCAAAAGGTCTGCCATGTGGACAAGTCGAACAAGATCCCTTTGCTGGTTCACCTGCTGCGGGAGCATCCCGAAGGTCTGGTCCTGGTGTTTTCCCGGACCAAGCACGGCTCGAACAAACTGGCCGACCAGTTGGAAAAACAGTCGATCAAGGCCGAGGTCATCCATGGCAACAAATCCCAGAACGCCCGGCAGGGTGCCCTGGCCCGTTTCAAGAGCGGGGAAGCACGGGTGCTGGTGGCCACCGACATCGCGGCCCGCGGCATCGACGTGAAAGGGATCACGTTGGTGGTGAACTTTGACATCCCGAATGAATCCGAAACCTACGTCCACCGCATCGGCCGCACGGCCCGGGCCGGGGCCGAGGGGTTGGCGGTGGCGTTTTGTGATCCGGAAGAGCGCTCCTGGTTGCGCGATATCCAGCGCCTGATCCGCAAGGAGATTCCCATCCTCGAAGGTCATCCCTTTGCCACCACCGTTCCCTTGCACATCATTCCCCCGGCACCCCCGGTGGGTCGTGGTTCCCAAGGCGGCAGGGGGCAGAGGCCGTCAGGAGGCAGAGGACGGACGACAGAGGGCGGACGCCAGCATCAAGGCGGAAGCCGCCATGGCCGCAAGGGCCAGGTGGGCCGGGCTTTCTCACACCGCGGTGGCGGTAGCGGCGGCGATTACCGTCCCTCGCGCGAAGCCTCGTCTCCGGCGCCTGCGGCGGAAAAGAGCGGTGGATTCATGGGTCGCAGTCTGCGCCAAGTATCACGCTTCATGGGCGGGCGTTGA
- a CDS encoding transglutaminase family protein has product MPKFRIHHLTEYTFSREVVPGPHRLRIRPRAGHDIRIESSSLMIFPAHTVKWRHDLYGNSEAVATFHTPTSRLRFESTITLQHYESAPLDFTVEPRAALYPFAIDADEHLALTPYLTTCYPNDNAHNRDWLAQFWHPGQTVETYTLLDRINKCIARTLVYQRREEPGVQRPSETLSRGSGSCRDFATLFMESARHFGIPARFVSGYVHCPENTRGHGSTHAWCEVYLPGAGWKSFDSTSGLTVGDTHIATAVSRHPEDIPPISGTVRGPAGTNSHMLVQVEVSAV; this is encoded by the coding sequence ATGCCGAAGTTTCGCATCCACCACCTGACGGAATACACTTTTTCCCGGGAAGTGGTTCCCGGACCGCACCGTCTGAGGATCCGTCCGCGCGCCGGGCATGACATCCGCATCGAATCCTCCTCCCTCATGATTTTTCCAGCCCACACCGTCAAATGGCGGCACGATCTCTACGGCAATTCCGAAGCCGTCGCCACCTTCCACACCCCGACCAGCCGGTTGCGCTTCGAAAGCACCATCACCCTCCAGCATTACGAATCCGCCCCGCTCGACTTCACCGTCGAACCCCGGGCCGCCCTCTATCCTTTTGCCATCGATGCCGACGAACACCTGGCCCTGACCCCCTACCTCACCACTTGCTATCCAAATGACAACGCCCACAACAGGGATTGGCTGGCCCAGTTCTGGCATCCCGGTCAGACCGTGGAAACCTACACCCTGCTCGACCGCATCAACAAGTGCATCGCACGCACCCTCGTTTATCAGAGGCGCGAAGAACCCGGCGTCCAGCGCCCCTCGGAAACCCTCTCCCGTGGATCCGGTTCCTGCCGCGATTTTGCTACCCTCTTCATGGAATCGGCCCGTCACTTCGGCATCCCCGCCCGCTTTGTCAGCGGCTACGTCCACTGCCCCGAAAACACCCGCGGCCACGGCTCCACCCACGCCTGGTGCGAGGTCTACCTGCCCGGCGCCGGATGGAAAAGCTTCGACAGTACCAGCGGCCTGACCGTGGGCGACACCCATATCGCCACCGCCGTCAGCCGGCACCCCGAGGACATCCCCCCCATCTCCGGCACCGTTCGTGGTCCCGCGGGAACCAATTCCCACATGCTGGTGCAAGTGGAAGTCTCCGCCGTCTAG
- a CDS encoding YebC/PmpR family DNA-binding transcriptional regulator, with translation MGRQWLHAKRAVAGLKKSQTTGKLVREISIAARQGGPDPAMNASLFAAVEKARKESVNKDAIQRAIQKGAGIGDEKLVIEQVTYEGYAPHKVPVIVEVLTDNNNRTAPELRVLFKKGQLGTAGSNKFLFDHVGLVEAHHPQADTDVEAAAIEAGANDFEALTHAQNDDIPEGAAGARFICDRTSLHAVSQWLSQNGWTVVTSEMGHLPKNFPELSDDQRAEVGEFLQALDDHDDVHRVWAAVK, from the coding sequence ATGGGTCGTCAATGGTTGCATGCCAAACGGGCCGTCGCCGGGCTGAAGAAGTCGCAGACGACGGGCAAACTGGTCCGGGAAATCTCCATCGCCGCGCGGCAGGGTGGGCCTGATCCGGCGATGAACGCCTCGCTCTTTGCCGCCGTGGAAAAGGCCCGCAAGGAGAGCGTGAACAAGGATGCCATCCAGCGCGCCATCCAGAAAGGTGCCGGCATCGGGGATGAAAAGCTGGTCATCGAGCAGGTGACCTATGAGGGATATGCCCCGCACAAGGTACCGGTGATCGTGGAAGTCCTGACCGACAACAACAACCGCACCGCACCGGAACTGCGGGTGCTCTTCAAGAAGGGCCAGCTCGGCACGGCGGGCAGCAACAAATTCCTCTTCGACCATGTGGGCCTGGTGGAAGCGCACCATCCGCAAGCGGACACCGACGTCGAGGCCGCGGCGATTGAGGCGGGGGCCAATGATTTTGAAGCCCTGACCCACGCCCAAAATGACGACATCCCCGAGGGCGCGGCGGGTGCGCGTTTCATTTGCGACCGGACTTCGCTGCATGCCGTTTCCCAGTGGCTTTCACAAAACGGCTGGACCGTGGTGACGAGTGAAATGGGCCATCTGCCGAAGAATTTTCCCGAGCTCAGTGACGACCAGCGCGCCGAGGTGGGGGAATTCCTCCAGGCACTGGACGACCACGACGATGTCCACCGGGTGTGGGCGGCTGTGAAGTGA
- a CDS encoding MEKHLA domain-containing protein, with protein sequence MDPWTLCPEFLSSQTRLLLASYHRWTGRDLIRGVVDPVEQARLLWEAPFVVVSGGDEAEQVLNYGNAAALALWETDWATLTRMPSRQTAEPVHQKEREVFLQRVREFGYVDDYSGVRISAKGRRFRIEQAVVWNVVGDDGVYLGQAATFSRWTPI encoded by the coding sequence ATGGACCCTTGGACCCTCTGCCCGGAATTCCTTTCATCCCAAACACGTCTTCTTCTGGCCAGTTACCATCGCTGGACCGGGCGGGATCTGATTCGGGGTGTAGTGGATCCGGTGGAACAAGCCCGGCTTCTCTGGGAGGCCCCCTTTGTGGTGGTCTCGGGGGGGGACGAAGCGGAGCAGGTCTTGAACTACGGCAACGCGGCCGCCCTGGCCCTATGGGAGACCGATTGGGCCACCCTGACCCGGATGCCTTCGCGGCAGACTGCGGAGCCCGTACACCAAAAGGAGCGGGAGGTTTTTCTCCAGAGGGTGCGTGAATTCGGATATGTCGACGATTACAGCGGGGTGCGCATTTCCGCCAAGGGACGGAGATTCCGCATCGAGCAGGCGGTGGTTTGGAACGTGGTTGGCGACGATGGGGTCTACCTAGGACAGGCTGCGACTTTTTCCCGGTGGACACCGATATGA
- a CDS encoding serine/threonine-protein kinase codes for MAVHHSVYKPFRPYSDLHGKYTPVYLIAVGGMSEIWACLNHKTGDLVAVKRLLPHSMLELTAKKSGVWEEHALRQLKHPNVLHFIEQGIDDGRLCFVTELIAGMNFEHYLNRRTLTIERFFELAIQMLVGTKAIHEAGLVHGDLKPENMMITQGESGALILKILDFGTATLLNPGEGESIQPPSPEDLLITPEYVAPELLTGSAPSPSSDLYALGMSFYQCLAGKPCFESSDPQQILRMQIEEKPRDLRENREELPAYLCNWIMKFIEKDPARRPRSAAVAHLELTTMQRQHPMVKKMTRRTGTRRIAIPA; via the coding sequence GTGGCCGTCCACCACTCCGTCTATAAACCTTTCCGCCCGTATTCCGATCTGCACGGAAAATACACCCCCGTCTACCTCATCGCCGTCGGCGGCATGTCGGAAATCTGGGCCTGCCTCAACCACAAGACCGGCGACCTCGTCGCGGTCAAGCGCCTCCTCCCCCACAGCATGCTGGAATTGACGGCCAAGAAGTCCGGCGTCTGGGAGGAACACGCCCTGCGCCAGCTCAAACACCCCAATGTCCTCCACTTCATCGAACAGGGCATCGACGATGGCCGTCTCTGCTTCGTCACCGAACTCATTGCCGGGATGAACTTCGAACACTACCTCAACCGCCGCACCCTGACCATCGAGCGTTTTTTTGAGCTGGCCATCCAGATGCTCGTCGGCACCAAGGCCATCCACGAAGCCGGGCTGGTCCATGGGGACTTGAAGCCGGAAAACATGATGATCACACAGGGCGAAAGCGGTGCCCTCATCCTCAAGATCCTCGACTTCGGCACCGCCACGCTGCTCAATCCGGGCGAGGGGGAATCCATCCAGCCGCCCTCCCCCGAAGACCTCCTCATCACCCCGGAATACGTCGCCCCCGAACTCCTGACGGGCTCGGCCCCCTCCCCCTCCTCCGACCTTTACGCTCTGGGCATGAGCTTTTACCAGTGCCTGGCCGGCAAACCCTGTTTCGAGTCCAGCGATCCGCAACAAATCCTGCGCATGCAGATCGAGGAAAAACCCCGGGACCTGCGGGAAAACCGCGAGGAACTTCCGGCCTACCTCTGCAACTGGATCATGAAATTCATCGAAAAAGACCCGGCCCGCCGCCCCCGCTCCGCCGCCGTGGCCCACTTGGAATTGACCACCATGCAGCGCCAGCACCCGATGGTGAAAAAAATGACCCGCCGCACCGGCACCCGGCGCATCGCCATCCCCGCCTGA